gatctgaaacgcgatactcgatagtacgatgacgaaaacgcgaaatcacgaaaccacgataacgaaaacgcgacagcacgatgatgataacgcgatactacgataacgaaaacgcgataatacgatagtacgatgatgataatgcgatacactatcgcgttttcatcatcgtactgtcgcgttttcaccatcgtgctatcgtattatcgcattttcgttattgtagtatcgtgatttcgcaatatcattatcgtactatcgcgttatcaccatcgtactgtcgcgttatcatcatcgtactgtcgtattatcgtcatcgtactgtcgcgttatcaccatcgtactgtcgcgttatcaccatcgtactatcgcgttatcatcatcgtactatcgccttccggtgcccatgcgcacagaagaatttcctctccagtgttctgggttctatttatcttgttatttaagctctgttgaaattaaaaatgatttctattgcttgctaatgggttgtaaaaagttttttcagctaaaaccaaatatgtacttaggcaaaactctgcaggtcaatcggtttgagttttctatatagtatatgataacaagaaaaaaaagaatgttatattgtaGCATGATCtgggcgttttttgtttgtttttattttggtctcacaaatatgatgatgaatattttcacaaatatgatggtttatatttcaacactgaaaagcaaatgcatgtcttgtaaagctcaggtcattgatgttgaattccgtaagacgcataacaacactgaaatcggagcatcgcaaatattcgaagaatattgtttgcagttttcatggcacatagtttcttttaatgcatcaaagtctggcaattttctgcaaaaataaaataaaaagtaaagcagtttacaaccaaaagtgagttaacgcccccttactgagacattttatttatgattttacaggaatgagaaatgcagtaaaattatatctgcacagcattctgaacctgttcaacatccaacacgctttgtctccctaaattcattttctgtaaatgactcttaaattgacgaaagctaaaaaagcatggaaaaatgttaattattttttgcttttgactaactagcagctgtagctataggaggatcatcaatacaaatcaagattttcacacactagcacCCGCGTTCGAATCTGTTGCTCTATCGCTAGAGcaggagctgtagttctaaaagtataacttctgatcttctcatttttagcatgcacatgcgcaccggaaggcgatggtgcgataatgataacgcgacagtacgatggtgataacgcgacaatacgatggtgataacgcgacagtacgatgatgatgatgcgacagtacgatggtgataacgcgacagtacgatggtgataacgcgacagtacgatggtgataacgcgatagtacgataatgatattgcgaaatcacgatactacgataacgaaaacgcgataatacgacagtacgatggtgaaaacgcgacagtacgatggtgaaaacgcgatagtatatcgcattatcatcatcgtactatcgtattatcgcgttttcgttatcgtagtatcgcgttatcatcatcgtgttgtcgcgttttcgttatcgtagtttcgtgatttcgcgttttcatcatcgtactatcgagtatcgcgtttcagatcaacacatacaaaggcgatggccctaacggaattccgtatttATGTGCTCAATATTTCCTTTACACTCGCTTCCGCTTCGTGTAGCACTGACCCAAAGCGCGTGCTTTTGTATTATCGATGACGTAGTTCATCCACTGTTGTGCAACATGTACACagaaaatcaagttttactgCTGAACAATCTGCAGTATTTTCGACAGAAAGTTTCGTCGTGGTTGCTCACACGGATGCCGCCATTTTATTTACGATATCGTAAATATTTACGAGACCCCTGACCCTCTCGTAACTTTACGaggattttatgtttttttttattaaatttataacacAAAGGCATGGTGAATAACATTGAAGCAAGAgttgtcagaggacagcaacgctcgactgtTCAAAGACCAAATGAATGCAATGCAATACCTATACGCTACATTTGAGAAGTGATAAAATGACAATTGAAAGTAATGTTCACTGTTTTAATACATATTTGAATAACTATTgatacattgacaaatatatatccAGCCTAAGTTCATCAGAAAGGcaagtttgtaaaaaatattagTACCTCCCTTTACGTATCTCAGTTGCGCATACATTATTGATTTGAAAGATATGAATTCCAAAGCTACTCACTGATTTAAAAGTTGCCTTTTTGTTGAAATCAGACGCAAATGAAAcattagaaattatattgaaatcaaaagaagtAGTTGACTTTTTAAATACTTCGTaataaaggggagtaattacaaacgttcttaaaaaataataaaatatacttttcgAATTAGAATCTAACACTATGAAATGGGTTGAAATGGGtccttttatttctgaaataaatctctaacagaatatattaaaaattaaacattccATAAATGTTTCTCAAATGTGAATGATCACCTTTCAGTTTCCACTAGATGCGTCCGTTTGATAAACCgtaagtgatggcgtaacgtcatttatccggaaaacgtagaataaagtctggattcggcgtactaaaatgaaaatcagtttatgagtAAATGGCAACCTTTGAGTAATTTATTAATTGTaaaacgttactatctttctaaagtttaaatatgatataaaatcatctgacacgttaaataattcaaaataatgtcttaaaatcagcttcacataggcggttcactttaatcatggccaaatatcccAGAAATAAGCCTACGGACCTTTACactttatttcactatattataggccatatgtttatttacgactgtgagaagtttcattaaaatctacactgtGGAAAATTATCTTTTCGCGAacatgttatgaaagttgctgTTTTCCCATAGACcttcattatgaaaaattgcgcgaggtccatatttttcaaatcagtttagcaAAAATATCAAGctataatactatgactgtatcgtttttgtattaaattagattttgattttaactattttctaaacttgaaatcatattcattttctttaaagtagctAGACTAATTTAAGGGTCAGGAAGTTTAGATAAAGCATGACAAGTGCCACCGTGGTATCTATTCGACGTGCAGATATCTATCCTTATTATAAGATGTTACTGGATAgctttccttaaatataccttgttagaatatattatatactgattccactaaggtggcatgagaaatggtcagcagttgacacatcatcctttacggttttgctatataactcttGTCTCATTGACAGACTGATATGTGGGTTTAGGAGGTAGGATTTGGAGAGCACCTTAGATAGGCAGCGCTTTTGCTGCAGAGCGCCTTAGCTTCGAACAGAGCTGTAAGATGatgggtgtctctcagttttggTATTTAAGATtctaagttattattattattattattaaacttattttattttaaaggactaTTTCTGAACTATGGATAAATCAATTTATGAAAGATAGAATTATCTATTTAaaatgtgcatctagagagagagattttatgtattactgtaaatcactttatattagcgtgatctttatttcgcgaattccgGCACCCTAAATTAtttcgcggatttatgaattcgcgacggaagggtcagaaatttaaattcgcgaAGGTTCTTATCTTATATAAGCGAAATTTCAATTCCGGAAGTCGTGATTATATCAATGTCAATTTTTCAGTACCGTACCGAATTTATGCATGCCAAAGACTCGTTAAACACATGGTATGTAACAGGTGTGTCGTATTAACAATCGGTTACTTTAGTCACACAGACTGAAATAATAGAGTCTTTaaatcctttattcaatttactggcGATTATTCTTAATACACTTAATAGCTGATGAAATGTTTAAAGTTTGTTACAGCCATTTAATAAATAATCAACGTACAAGTGTGATAAATTGTTCGCTAATCCCTATTGTTGTCTaaagaaaatgtgtaaaaaaCAGGTTTGTTGAGAAAATCAGGGATGATATGGATCTTCCCATCGGGCAACACGCGTACTGCTTGTTTGACACACGTTATTGTAGAAAAATtgataagcaaattttaaagtttgttgaaaaagTTTGGTAAATTGCCCTCTACTTTCATCCGtgtaaaccataaaatttaccagaatattttcttcacaacaatttaatatttgttcttaggtAGTTATTTTAATAGGATGTAAGTGGAACTTTAATTAAAATGCCATAGTATAAATATAGCTCAAAGACCAGATTATTCTTAAATGTGTGCCCTCTTGATATATACTAGTAGCAAGCCCACAATTATATTTATTGGCAATGTCACCTATACATGTTTCTTTATTCATCTGATCTCTTGTAACATTGGAATATACCCCAAACAACAATCGGATTACTTGATTCAGCTAGCCAGAGAGACAAGTCAAAAAcattcttaacaaatttggtatCAGAGGAGCAGTTGTCAAGTATTGAGGTTTCCACTGCTCAATCTGGAGGTCAGCATTTCATGTACCACACGACACCAGTAATGGTGTGTGTCCACTTCTGTAAATGTCACATTGACACTGCACAGCTGGTAGGTGGGGTTTATGAAGTAGCCAAAAAGGGGctagaaaattctaatattttcaaaaattatgtAATCATTAGTATCTTGTGTAATTTTGTGCCTTGCAGATTGGAGATATCGGCTCTTTTTTGTCCTCATATACTCGCCTCTATTCATGCTATAGGAGCAAGAATGTCCAGGACCTGTGAaatctgtttgtttacaattctGATAATAgattaagtatgtatattttgttgttcgtTATTAACGATAGTTATACTTCAAAGGATTCCTGAGAGTAagcatttttatgtacaaatgactGCATGAAATGATTTTCCGGGCACCTTAGTGAATGTCAGGGCTAGATTCCAACCTGAGGGTCCTCCATGTAGTTTCAActcaacattaaaaaattgttaacggtaatttttttcagttttaggcTTATTATGCTCTAGAAGCCTATTTTGCTCAGGTTAAAAGAACTGAGTACATGTCTTAATAGTTGTTAGGTTTACTTTGTATCTAAATTTAAGAAACATTTCGTATTGTACATACTTTGCCATCacgtcttttatttacactgttatgcaaCTCGGAAGGATTAGGAGAAGGGTTTACTTCATTTTTTACTGGTTTAATTTCCAagttgtgtttttgcaactgacagtTCAAAATCTGTGCTCCACTATGTTCCTTTATGTGTCCGTATCTTTCtcgttgtctatatattttactttgttcatgtatattaagGGTAAAAttaatcatgtacacatccatacaatcACTGATATGGGGTTTTTGTTTGAGGGGGAGATTCTTTCTTCGAACGTagtttttcttaatgaatatttgtccTTGCAATTTTTTTGTCTAGCCTTGTGCTTTGAAAATActctcaaaaagtaaaaatgcaacatccattcttTAGGACAGTCTAAGCATGACCTGTGTTACATGAGCATATGGCGCCtgtgttgtaattcatttcactaccaccttagaaactcatattaattacattttgatgtacagaaattcgatcatcagtaaggaatgacataccaaatatccgtaaaagtcttgatactgttaaatgattatattttctaTAGTGTAGTAGTATTATTACATCTGGTGACTCCGCCATTTCATAACAACTGAATGTCAATTGGTCTTATGGCATACCActgcttcaacaaaatatttttgaaaaatgcctgTTCTGGTCATGAATAAAGTCCGAAaacgattttaataacaataGCTGCCCAAAAGCctgtgcgctcgactattcaacaacttctAAGTTTAACAAGGACTATGACTGGGCaagatttacaaaaatatatattggtTACTTCCAGAGGTTTGATGACCGGAAGcactatgtgaaattttaatcaaatgcatgTATATTCTGAAATACACCTTGTTATTTAGGTACATGCTACacttttaccaaatattctaGGTTGAAAACGAATCATATTGTGTATTAAACTCagtcaagattatttttattttaaaaggttagatgaaacaaaagccttatgtaaagttttaatccaacACATATATTGGTTGCTACGATATGAACTTACATGAAAAACTTATCCAAGGTGAGGATGTCAACAAAGGCGacactagactagccactagactgataataaatatatttctacattattcccctttttgtcgaattcaatttcatagagacaaaagccagtctattttatagattttcacagatgaatgatgttaaaattataggatatagactggctcagttcactatatttaatcataaacatgtaaaaaagatatattatagtctaggagctagtctaagccgacaccaacaccagagtgaacagaatagctctcactattcttcaaatgcactggaattttgaaaagtttggcaatttatatgtatatatcaatgtacatcaaatatttacacacaatgttttgaaaaaaaaagaagaaatatttgccagaaagtgatattgcgtgtttacttttttgagtgtTTATATCAGTTTAGTATTCCATATTTGGGCAATTTGACTATATGTGTCTCAAAAGTTAAATAACAAACCTATATTTTACGCACTCTTATTGtagtaacaattaaatgaaaataaggaaatgaaatgcagcgaagtaacatgtatatgtaatatattggctctacaatttcttgaaattctcaGAGTTACTTATTCTGTATATCAGTGTTTTGCGAAAGTCTCGGTTTTAGTGTTCTCAGACCTCAATAGAAAGTGATgctgcaataataaaaaacaataaaattactttacacaataattttagtacagttaatgttttaagactgcATGAGTATATCCACACACTTAACTGAATGTTACGTTGATAGCAAAAATGATATGCAGCATGTCcggttaaaattgttcatttttagtgtaactccttttggggcctcttgaattatatatgaaatttcaaagaaaatgtaatatgtctTAGCTTTTTATATGCGCTGGATACTatagaagataaacattcttttcttaattacatgttaataCCAATGTAccgcaaattttaacatattggatACGTCATATCATCATGTAAATGCCGTCTGACGGAGTCCTCCAATTTAGGGCCTCTTCGtctttaatttcacttgaaaattacatttatacctcagattatattatataattgaatctttccactctattatatatttaaatcaGAATTACCTTAacctgtaatttaaacaacattttactttcattattatttcttatcacgTACACCTCTTTTGGGGCCTCACGAAAACTTGAATAGGGATATTTAAGCCTGGTATCCGCCCTGGCTGAATTCCATATACCCCaacgaacattttgatgtatgataccatattgtactaaaaaatgcctacggattttttTTCTCGGGGCTTTCGCCAACTGCCTAATATGAAAGGTGaattgctaaataaagaattcagcagtgtgttaatgacattataaacactGTAAAATTGCTGCATGCATGAACAgccatttaaaaaataatcaaattgccatatctttttcaatgttGTCCGTTTTAAAAATTATATCAGCTTTATGGTAGGCTTGATATAATTAACTTATTATCAGACATTCCTTGACCTTTAAGGGATTTGAGAAACAAACaaaacgtatattttttaaacaaacaaaatgcatgcGGATAATAGAGTAAGGGCTCATTGCAAACAAGTATCTACATTCAAGAAAACAGTTACatactcagaaaaaaaaaacaagttaacaGTGACTTGTGTTTTCTCTCTGATAAATATGATATAAGCTacttatattgtaaaaaaaaatgttgtccgTGTAGTCGAGTTGGTTATTTCTATCTGTTTCTTGACATGATCAGAGTTTAATAGTAGCCCGGCGATTGTCATAGAATTTCAATAGACAGCTAATATAAttaattattgtatttatttgacAATAGGTGTGGATACTCTGGATACTATCGTGGATatggttttgttttatacttttcgTGGAAGGTAAATACGTATTATACAGtgctttaatatttttatgcttctgtagaatattgaaattttgatttattcttacctttatttaaaattataaagctATTATAAAGACTTTTAAGTCATAGTCATATAAAGCCTTCTGAAATAATTTCTTAAGTTTATCCACAGCCAAATTGAAACATATGTTTCGACTACTTTCATGTAGTGTAGATTTAGTATGCCATCGTTAATTCTCATGGAAACGATGTATACATTTCATCATAATCAAGAAAGAACACACTATAAATATATGATCAAAGTGTAACAAGTAAagtcattcaataaatgaatgATATCTGAGCAATGTATCTTTTTTCAGGGCAAGAGCATGATATGAGCTGTAACGGCAACTGTAACTGCTGTACGGATAAAATATGTCATTCTGttaattttggaaaatttacTTGGACAAATGTTTGCTCAAACGGATGTATCGATCGTCATAGGGGAACTAGATGTTACGAGGTATGTACATACGATTGCGTATCGTGTAACGATAGCGTAAATACATGTGATAAATGTTTGGAGGGTTTTCATCTTGGACCAAATAAAGATTGTACATCAGAATGTCCAACTAACTGCAGAGCTTGTACTTCAGACAAAATGTGCACAGTTTGTAAGGACGGTTATTATAACAAAGAAGGATCAGCCACATGTCCGTACTCTGTTTGTCCCACGAATTGCATGTGCAGTGGTAATACATGTACAACATGTAAAAACGGTTTCTATGACACGGGCAATGAATGCAGTAAAGAATGTCCATCTAACTGTATGACCTGTTTATCCAGAGAAATATGTAACGAGTGTAAACATGGATTTTATAACGGGTATGAATTTGACCATAATGTTAGACAGCTACTCAATAATTGCACATTTAAATGCCGAGAAAGCTGCACAGAATGTCTGTCATACGGCAACTGCTTGCAATGCGTTAAAGGAAAATATAGCAATAAATGTCAGAATAATTGCTCAGTCGGCTGCAAAGATCAGACATGCCATATTGAATCTGGATATTGTTCTTGCTCTTTAAACTTTTATGGTGACAAATGTACGGATTGTGTTAATGGAAGATATGGAACCTATTGTAATGAGACATGTCCTGAACACTGCAAAAACGGTAAATGTAACAAAACTTCGGGATATTGTAGTGAAGGTTGCATCACAAACACAGTAATTGGCGCAACGTGTAATACCTGTACAGCTGGGACGCACGGTATATTATGTGACAACAATTGTCCTACAAACTGCAAAACTAAAATGTGTAACCGAACAACTGGATTCTGTTCTAGGGGTTGTGAAGGCAACTTTAAAGGTCCATGGTGTGACACTTGTATACAAGGAAAGTATGGAGTAGCATGCGACCAAGATTGTtcat
This window of the Mercenaria mercenaria strain notata unplaced genomic scaffold, MADL_Memer_1 contig_4464, whole genome shotgun sequence genome carries:
- the LOC123527675 gene encoding cell death abnormality protein 1-like, which gives rise to MISLYRSELVFVVASCAFKMNRIFKVVWILWILSWIWFCFILFVEGQEHDMSCNGNCNCCTDKICHSVNFGKFTWTNVCSNGCIDRHRGTRCYEVCTYDCVSCNDSVNTCDKCLEGFHLGPNKDCTSECPTNCRACTSDKMCTVCKDGYYNKEGSATCPYSVCPTNCMCSGNTCTTCKNGFYDTGNECSKECPSNCMTCLSREICNECKHGFYNGYEFDHNVRQLLNNCTFKCRESCTECLSYGNCLQCVKGKYSNKCQNNCSVGCKDQTCHIESGYCSCSLNFYGDKCTDCVNGRYGTYCNETCPEHCKNGKCNKTSGYCSEGCITNTVIGATCNTCTAGTHGILCDNNCPTNCKTKMCNRTTGFCSRGCEGNFKGPWCDTCIQGKYGVACDQDCSLKCENVLCEKETGKCLSCTGNFDGDYCENCEPGFYGQDCNDRCSTHCYNTTCRIKTGVCDYGCTNTYSGDMCCVPSGNCVKCASKTECQGCRSDYFGNLCDKSCPVNCLDSCDISTGVCPDCIINQFGPICNRTCSENCNISRSGDTRDCASTDGRCIFGCKDGFYGITCNEICSDLCIDNICKQDSGICEKGCGGSKNNPVCVLDLEKPEVTSDDNSTATTTNIVLATLLAATTTALFALILWIIVRKMRSADRQTDNSLFQIPLDHSLVVNQTPQNEVSEVENSAYEILDRTHGAPEHTYDTASTSSPKSGNTEYMNLQIKKS